The genome window GCAAGTGCACGCCATGTTACATAACAAGAAGAGGGATACAAGGAAGTACCTGGTAAGAAAGTGATCAACAGGTTCTGATAACCATGATGAACAAAGATCAAAATTATTTCATTGAGAGGACTGATGGTATAAACCCATGAAGTTATAGGTTACAAATGAAAATGGAAAAATGGCAATGCGACCAAGTATTTAATAAGTGATATGAGCAAGAAAGAAACATAGAAGCTCGAGCATAGACACCCACACCCACATCCACTCACGGATGCGATAAAGAGTgatggagagagggaggaggacaAGGAGGAGGCAGGATAGCCAAACCAAGACGAACAGAAGAACATACTTGGGACATCAgccaagatctttgaactcttcCAAATTATTCCAGCCAACAGCACCAAGAGCTCACTAAAAATCTGGAGTAACATTGGAAGTTTCTATAGTCCTCCTGATTCTATTACATGTCCTATTGTTCCTTCCCAACCAAATAGAGTAAAATTTCAAAGAATTTACTTCCAAAAAAATGTTGGTTTTCCTAATATTAAGTGCTGCAGAAACTAGTTAAATCCTCCAAAGATTCTGGCTGAAGGATAGGATGATTACATGGCACAAATATCATAATTATCACACAatgttaaaagaaaagaaaaacgatTCCCGAATCCACAAACTCCTCATGCTCATTATAGGAACTGGAAAGTGCATTTATCATCCTTATCCTGAATGATGACTTCATCCAAGCACCACACTAGTTGGCAGTTGGAGGATGAATTTATAAAGATGGGCAGTTGGAAGATGAGTTTATGAAGATGGCTATCTCTGAAGCAACAAAATCTGCCTTCAGCCAAGAAGatagatcaaaagttgatatgaGATGTTCAAGGAAAAACAGCAAACATGTTTATAGAAAGTAATGAGGAGTTAAACCATCATGCAACAACGGAGGATATGATTACCATAGGAGTACAATGGTTTAAAAAGATCTGTAGAGACAAGTTCCACTAATTGGAAAGAAGCTTGTTACATATGCATACAgttatcttttttatttaagATTCCAAAGATTTTAATCACCATTGCATTTATAGTTCACTAGCATACAACACCACATATATTATTAACACATTGTCCACAGAACAATCATGAAGAGAAACATTTGGTGAGTGTTGCTTAAAAACCCATGAAGAATGGAATTTTGACACATTCAAGTGAATTCAGAATGTTGAAACTACTTGACACAATTACGTTTCCACGTACCACTGACAGGAGAACACGAACGAATCAAAACTGCAGCACCCACTCCTTGCTTATCCGCCACAATGTTGAGCATCACGTGGAGGCCATAGCACAGATACACATACGCATGCCCTCCCGGCCCAAACTACCCCACCAAAACACCCATCCATTCATTAAAATCTAAACATACAACTTAAACATCAAAAAAGAAGTTCTTTTGGAGAAGCATAACAGAAACTTAAGAAAAGTTTAAGAaaagaaggatttttttttggagaaagcTGAATTAGATTATATGTTATATATTTAAATACAGTAAGAATGATCTCTAAAAAATATTATGATAATTTTACAGGTAAATAGAACATGAGGGGAAAATTAGAACTTACAACTGGTGCTGTCCGCATTGTAATGCCGAATCGACCATGGCATGCCGAATCATCCGGCCTGTAGGCCTCCACCTACAATTCAGAATTCAGAAGCATCGAAGGCCTAATCAATAGAAAAATCGAAACTTTTTCTTCCACTATTAGCTCAGAAAGCAATTAGGGTTTCGTAACAGGGGTGAACGAGAGAGATATACCTCGGTGATTTGGAGAACGACTTCGTCTCGTCGAAGGAACTTGCCGAGGAGGCGAtgggcgaggtcgagggagtcaaCTAAAAAGAAATCTTGCGGCAAAATCGCCGCCGGGGCCGGGAGAGAACGAGGTCGGGTAACGAGACTCGCCCCCGGAGGCGGTGGAGCGGTGGGCGGCGCTGTGATTCCGACTCGGACGCCGGCGCCGGTGGCTCCCGCCTTGATCGCCGTGGCCTTCTTGCCGAGCTTCCTCGCCGTTCTCTTGAACCGCGGAGGATTCCTACCGGTGGTCATCCGAACCCACCGTCCACGGAGGCGGGGGCGCACTAGGCCTGGGTGCCCGTTCCCGCGTTCCCGCGAGGaagcttttcttttgtcttcgcCAATAGGAATAGAGGCATGGACGGCCGAGATCATCTGATCCCTCCCTTCGTTTCCAAGTAATTAAGAAGAAAAGTTGatgaaggagaaagaagagaacTGTGTTGGTGGAGCAGGCACTAATGCATTAATGGTGACTTTAGGAAGTTGAATGTTACCTGCATCAAGAGAATAGAAAAAAATGGGAATGAAAGATTTGGAATCCGGATTACAATTTCAATTATATTGTTTGGGTGTAAAATGAAGGAATGCAAGGAAAAATTAATGACAATTTTAttgtaatatttaatttaactatatacatatgtatgtgagAATGAAATCAACTTTATATTAATATTTGAATGTTTGGTTAAGGGATAACACCAATTTTTAAAAATGATCACTATGGTTCATTTGATATAAAGAACCTGTAAGTAAGAGCTGCTACAATATTTAAATGGTcattaaattagatttttcaaAGTTTATCCAAATTTGTCTAatttttataattgttatattttatcttttgcttcatatcattattttatttttttattttcttatatatgttttctttttttgatttttatcacttatttaaaaatattattttactaGAAATATCAAGTAGTATATATTATAATGGATTATTGGTACTGTATATATACTAGCAAATAATGGATTAAACATTTCATATTGCTTATAATTTTGTTTTGTATTTAATGTATGCAATTGATATCTTAGTTGACCTCTTTCAtggttattatatttatttaattttatttttatgttaatataatttaatgacttatacaactgttcttgtGAAGATTTTTTATTGGTGTGCATCTCATTATTTGCCAATACACATAATAGACTTTTACAGAATAATCCATTacaatataaattatttatttccagtaaaacaatattttaaataaatattaatttaaattgtttttattttatattttaattgtaATTGACTTATATTAGGCTCTATTGGGTATCACCTTTtcccctttttatttttaaaagcaaaaatatgaaatatgatGCAAGAGACATATTTggtttgcttatttttattttttatttttaaaaataactttcataatttatgaaaataaagaagtatttattattattattatttttaaaagtaatttttttgaGCCATAAAATCAAATGGCATATCAACACTagagatttatttttttcttcgatCCTCAATGACTGCTACCTTGTTACCTCCATCCCTATTTACTATACCAaagaagttcttttttttttccttttgcccGCCTCTTCTATCTCACTGTTTTTCCAATCAAAAGTGGtcttttttgttaataatgaaAACAATGGCTACAATATCCTTGATCAATAGATATCTACGAGATGGACGACATAAAATCGATACTGTAATTCGTGGTGTATCTCACATCATGTATCCTCCATCTAATAATCATCAGCAGCTACATGCCTAACATTTATCATTAAAAAAGTATTGtaaaacatttttttattttggctttccaaatatgttttttttgttataaaaaaatataaaacaacaGTCAAGTAGGTTTCTATTTTGTTTACTTATCATGTAAATGAGACCGCTACCACTTTTCCTtacttataaaataaaaatataaaaatataaaaattatatatcttACGTTTATTTATATGAACGCCTAGCAACATATAatgtttaaaaattttaaaaaatctgCTCTAAATAAAAAATCCGAGCCTTTAGCCAggcggaaaaaaaaagaaaaacagaaagaaacCGAGCCAATTTGGCTCAGATGCAGCTTGAACTGGACCCGATTCCGAAAGTAGCTCCAAGCGATCGACGTACCGAAATTGACGGTGGATCCGTATTCCTATATACAAGAATTTCTACACGGACGTCCAGAAAGCATTAagaccactttttttttttcgctttGGAAGCATTAAGACCGCTTTAgcttaaggctgcaaatgggtcgggtcacccgtgacccgacccgacccgacccgcgtagacccgacccgacccgaattttaggacccgcgggtccgggtcgggtcctaaaattgaacccgaatcattttctgggtcgggtctgggtttaccaaacggacccgacccgacccgaatggacccgaagagagagagaggaaaagcaaaagaaagttttttcttttctttttttttttctttttttttttggcgtgggttgtggtactgttggtcagtatgggaggatagcaagttagcaacaagcataggttcacagaatccaaaggaacgtcggcccgtcaggattctctctcgatctattacactgttgagacctctggtgtctcggtagctgcctttttttttttccttctgttttttggtttttgtttcttttaacttttgaagggagaaagtgagggaacactgcaactgaatatgggtcatgtgccagttttctgtaatggaattggattttggaagaaggtcttggatttttttgtcctcgtgagaggggagctgggagacaccgagttccgtccgatcagtcatatagataaaaaatagtgtgatatgaaatttggcttgtagaccgacttagttagtaagtcatgggtcatctgttctgactggagctcaattgcaaagtctttcaagtcatgggtcacccagcacctcataattatgatatgaccaaattagatttgcccaaattttttcccaaaagcacaaaaaattggacccgatcggacccggacccgacccgaatcagacccggacccgacccgaacccgactcggacccgacccgacccaacccgatcttcaaccgggtcgggtccgggtccaaaattggaacccgaacaaaaaaccgggtcggatcggggtcacctaggacccgacccgatccgacccatttgcacccttacTTTAGCTCACGCCCTTTTATCATAAAAAAAACAGCGCATTCTCCAGTCTTTTCTGAACCGAAGCATCCAGAATTCCTCCTCCCCACTTCCCCCCAAACCCCCCGCCTCCATCCTCAtactttctcttctcctctcctatTCCTTTCGATTTTTTTATCGAACACCTGGCCTTCGTCGTTCTGTGCCAAATTCTTGCTCTCTTAGCGACTCCGTCGAAATCCTAGCAAGCTAGCGGCCATGGCGAAGTTCGGCGAGGGCGACAAGCGGTGGATTGTGGAGGACCGGCCGGACGGCACAAACGTCCACAACTGGCATTGGGTGGAGCGGGACTGCTTTGAGTGGTCGCgctccctcctctcctccctcctctccaacCTCACCATCCTCGACGACGAGGGCGGCCTCGCCATCCGCACCAAGACCGTCGACCGCGTCGACGGCGAGGCCTACGTCAACGTCCGCAAGGGCAAGATCATCCCTGGGTAcgagctctccctctccctctcctgggAGGGCGAGGCCCGCGACTCTGCCGACGGCCCCTCGCTCCTCAAGGTCTCCGGCTCCCTCGAGGTCCCCTACCTCGCAGATGAGAACGCCGGGGAGGACCCCGAGGTCAAGATCACCGTCCGCGACGATGACGGCCCCGTCGGCCGCCGGATCAAGGACACCTTCATCGCCAAGGGCAAGCCGCTGGTGCTCGAGAAGATCCGGGCTTACGTTCAAGCAATGGCGAAGGGCGGGCCGGTGAAGGACGAGATCGAGGTCAAGAAGGCGCCGTCAGACGCCGGGAAGGCCCCGGCGGCGGGTGGGAAGGCTGTCCCGGCGGCTCCTGCGTCAAGGAATGCGGcggcgggggcggcggcggaAGCAAAGAAGGAGAATAAGGTGAAGGAGGGCTTCAGGACGATAACTCTGACGGAGAAGTTTAATTGTAGGGCGTGCGATCTGTATGAGATCTTGATGGACGAGAACCGGTGGAAGGGATTCACTCAGAGCAATGCAAGGATCAGCAAGGAGGTTGGAGGGCAATTCAGTCTCTTTGATGGCTCGATCACTGGAGTGAACGAGGAATTGCAGGACGGGAAGCTTATTGTTCAGAAATGGAGGTCTGGGAGCTGGGCTGAAGGGATCCATTCGACGGTGTGTACATCAACGATCTTGAAtcccttttctttattttttctttgaaccgaACCGGTTCTTGCTAATTGGATCTTTTCATTGGTTTCTATTCTTGGAATGCAGGTGCGGCTCATATTTGATGAGCCGGAGCAAGGAGTCACCATTGTAAAACTGACGCAGACTGAGGTGCCAGAGGAGGACAAGTAAgggttttttttccattttataaaaaaacagaAACTGCTACCAAGGTGGTAGCTCAGTGGAACTGGGCGTAGTCTTCGAACCGCAGGGTTTGAAGTTCGAATCGTCCCGCGCGTCGATTAAAATGTGGTGACACTGCTTGGATTTGGGGTCTAGGAGCATTTATTGGTCTACTGGTAGCTTTGGTGTCAACCCGCATCGAACGTTCTTCTGGCGGGTGGGAGCCCAATGGAGGCTGCTAcgtgggggtgggcttgtcccttcctccccctaccCCCTTTTgtttcagccaaaaaaaaaaaaagaagcaactaAGATAATGCAAACTATTGATTTATTGCTATCTGTATGTTTGTTTGTTTGAACTTAGTAGCTAGACGCTCTTGCAGGTATGGGAATGCTACAGTGGTGGAGAACACCGAGAGGGGATGGAGACAGCTCATCTTTAACAAGATAAGAGCACTCTTTGGCTTTGGAATCTGATCATTCTGGCAAGACTTCTGTTTTCCTTTTCTAGAAGTCAAGAATCATCTGAGTCTATTTACGCAGTATGATTTTTTGATAGTAGGAAATGCCTGAACTTTAAACATAGTGTAATCATTGTTCAGCCTGCAAATGCTGCTGCGAACTTCGAGGATGTGTTTGATTATAATTTTCATGTGACTTTGATAAACACATTCAAATCTTTAAATGGATATTAGTTTTCTGCCTTTTCCTTCTACTAGTGTTTCTGATTTAATTTATTGGGACTTACAATTCCTAATTCTCACAAAGTGGGAAACAATGCTGGTTTTCTTGCTCTCTCTTGCTTATTGTGTCTTTATATTTAGCTTTCCCTCTCTTAGGGCTCgttttggttcgcggaaagaaTTTTCctttctaggaatatgatttctgaaaagtagattcctaggaagagcaTGCCtggaaaaatacttttggcatatttggttgaccataggAATGTGATAGATTTCCaaaatgcttatgtttggttgaccatccacttttcttaaaaagttatgtgtaatttctatgatatccttaattaaaattaggtatttaatacctctttaatgctaaagggttttttggaaaaaaataaaaatggagtgatttcctgctcatggaaaagtaactttcacATTTTTCtcatagaaaaaaaattttcaatcAAATATGAGAATTATATTCttatggaaatacaactttttcatATCTCTTTTTTGAAAATTCTAACCAAAcgagaggcatttcattatttttttgttgaccacattttttttctttcttttcctgcgaATCAAACGAGCCCCTAATGTttgattctttttcttccacaaagagctaaagaaaaatgttATTTGCTAGTCTCAAAATGCTTACATATTCTACGGTGGCCAACTTATTGAAGTCCTATCCTGTTAGTAAAAATATATCAAGGCTGTAATATTAGGGAAATGATTTGgatctcattagtgaagttgATCGTTTTTGACCATTTGGAATAAGGAACCGAACAAGATTTTCTAAATGAGAAGCAACCTGCTTTTGTGATCAATTggagaacaaaaaaaatattaatgccATCATCTAGGCAAAATTTTGGAATTTAACTACTCCGGTAGCCTCATCCTAAATTGTTAGGTTATATCACATTTTCTGGGCTCCAAAGTTTAAATCTATAACAAAATCACGAATTAGTAGTGAAACTTCTATAAACTTTTCAAGTTTTTATTGGATGCAAATAGTGGTGTGATGACAAGCATTGCGATATAACAGCCCTTAGAGCATCCCTATTTGGAAGGGATTATAATGTCATGGCTTGTGGAGAACACCAAACATGTGATGATTTTTGTTTAGATGGTGAAGTTGTGAAGCTTGTTTATTAAATATGATGTCTATCATGGTGACATTGCTCTAGAAATAAATATAGGCACACTAAAAGGAGCAAAATCCTTTTCTTTGTATACTGctatttaatctttctttttgtaaaaTTTGAGGTGCATCTATTAGGAAAAGTGTTTATTTACGATTTGCCTTGTGTGAGATATCATATTGTTCAAGGAATACTGGATGTCGACGAAGAAAAGATCATCAATAAGGGCATTGTAGTGCATTATAGATTTGTGTCCAAGATTTGTATCATTTGATGATGCCATGTGAGTTGCTAGAAATTTATGAAGTGCATGGCTAATCTAATAATGTAAGTTTCATAAGAGGACTAGAATAGGCTAACATGAGACCAAATATCCTCTTTCTGAAGAGACTTTATTCGGAATTATTATATTTCTAAGGTTCAATATTGAAATCAAGGTTCGCAATCTTGATACTAGATCTTGTGCCATATTAGTACAGTGTTGGTACGCTCAATGCAAGGTTTGTTCGTCCGATATAGGAGTCAGTTTGGCCATATGAACACTCCATTCACACCCAGTACCGAGTTTTGATTTAGTATAGTATACTTCGTACGGGATGATATGCATCGGTACTATAAAATATTGATTGAAATTATTTAAGAGGTTCCTCCTAGTTTGTCCATGTTTGTAATACCAAGATGCATCAATTAGGAAATAGAAGTGTTTATTTATAATTTGTCCAATGTGAGATATCACATTCAAGAGGTATCCTCATTGAAGAGGTTTCCTAATTGAGGTGCATCAATTAGGAAAAAGAAGTGTTTATTTATGATTTACCCGGTGTGAGCTATCACATTGTTCAAGGAATCCTAGAATTGGCAGAGAAAAGTATCAAAAATAAGGGCATTATAGTGCATTCTAGATTCTTATCCAAGATTTGTATCATTTGATGATGCTATGTGAGTTGCTAGAAATATGTGAAGTGTGTGGCTAATCCAATAATGTAAGTTTCATAAGGGGACTAGAACAGGTTAAGATAAAATATCCTTTTTCTAAAGAGGCTTTATTCGAAACAATTACGTGTCCAAAGTTCAATATGGAAATCAAGGTTCATAATTTTGGTACCATATCTCGTATTGATACGATGTTGATATTATGTTAGTACATCGGATATGATGTTGATTTGCCCGATATGGAGGTCAGCTTGGCATATCAACACTCACACATATCGGGGATCAAGTTTTGATCTAGTATCGATACGGTACGAAATATGTTGAACAAGACGATATGCATCGGTACTGCAAatcttgatataaatttttttaaaggtTTGTCTTATTTTGTACATGTCAACAAACAATTAGCAATAttcaatatttttcaaaattggTTCGAGTTGGTTAGCA of Phoenix dactylifera cultivar Barhee BC4 unplaced genomic scaffold, palm_55x_up_171113_PBpolish2nd_filt_p 001576F, whole genome shotgun sequence contains these proteins:
- the LOC120108831 gene encoding activator of 90 kDa heat shock protein ATPase homolog produces the protein MAKFGEGDKRWIVEDRPDGTNVHNWHWVERDCFEWSRSLLSSLLSNLTILDDEGGLAIRTKTVDRVDGEAYVNVRKGKIIPGYELSLSLSWEGEARDSADGPSLLKVSGSLEVPYLADENAGEDPEVKITVRDDDGPVGRRIKDTFIAKGKPLVLEKIRAYVQAMAKGGPVKDEIEVKKAPSDAGKAPAAGGKAVPAAPASRNAAAGAAAEAKKENKVKEGFRTITLTEKFNCRACDLYEILMDENRWKGFTQSNARISKEVGGQFSLFDGSITGVNEELQDGKLIVQKWRSGSWAEGIHSTVRLIFDEPEQGVTIVKLTQTEVPEEDKYGNATVVENTERGWRQLIFNKIRALFGFGI
- the LOC103706763 gene encoding DNA-3-methyladenine glycosylase; amino-acid sequence: MTTGRNPPRFKRTARKLGKKATAIKAGATGAGVRVGITAPPTAPPPPGASLVTRPRSLPAPAAILPQDFFLVDSLDLAHRLLGKFLRRDEVVLQITEVEAYRPDDSACHGRFGITMRTAPVFGPGGHAYVYLCYGLHVMLNIVADKQGVGAAVLIRSCSPVSGLETIKERRGQMTDKPVLLTGPGKVGQALGITTAWSSHPLYTPGGLEVLDGPEPEKILIGPRVGIEYALPEHVGAPWRFAIAGSPWISAPKNTFRPP